The Populus nigra chromosome 19, ddPopNigr1.1, whole genome shotgun sequence genome includes a window with the following:
- the LOC133679165 gene encoding thioredoxin M3, chloroplastic, translated as MASSATSLCSPPLTSSRAAVLHQCQQLNPNRLSFPSNFNTAKRATNLTVQHVPLPLKVLCGRGNRATAVTQDSWENSILKSDIPVLVEFYASWCGPCRMVHRVIDEIAAEYDGKLKCFVLNTDNDLQIAEDYEIKAVPVVLLFKNGEKRESVVGTMPKEFYIAAVERVMQS; from the exons ATGGCTTCAAGTGCTACTTCACTTTGCTCCCCACCACTCACGAGCTCACGCGCCGCCGTTCTCCACCAATGTCAGCAGCTGAACCCTAACAGACTCTCTTTTCCAAGCAACTTCAACACCGCTAAAAGAGCAACGAATCTCACTGTCCAACACGTGCCTCTCCCTCTCAAGGTTCTCTGCGGTCGCGGAAACCGag CTACAGCTGTTACTCAGGACTCTTGGGAGaattcaattttgaaaagtGATATTCCTGTTCTTGTTGAATTCTATGCAAGTTGGTGTGGGCCTTGCAGGATGGTTCATCGAGTAATTGATGAGATTGCAGCAGAGTATGATGGGAAACTCAAATGCTTTGTGCTTAACACAGACAATGACCTGCAAATTGCTGAGGACTATGAAATTAAGGCGGTACCAGTTGTTCTACTTTTCAAGAATGGAGAGAAGCGAGAGTCGGTGGTCGGTACCATGCCGAAGGAATTCTATATTGCTGCAGTTGAGAGAGTTATGCAGTCGTAA
- the LOC133680630 gene encoding methylcrotonoyl-CoA carboxylase beta chain, mitochondrial produces the protein MLRNLARKAVSATSNPWRSSKSIQLLQKRGFCLGVLPDGVGRNSEAFAQNSKAMEGLISQLQSHINKVLAGGGEEAVKRNRKRNKLLPRERIDKLIDPGSSFLELSQLAGHELYGEALPSGGIITGIGPVHGRLCIFVANDPTVKGGTYYPITVKKHLRAQEIAAQCKLPCIYLVDSGGAFLPKQAEVFPDKDNFGRIFYNQAVMSAEGIPQIALVLGSCTAGGAYIPAMADESVMVKGNATIFLAGPPLVKAATGEEVSAEDLGGASVHCKTSGVSDYFAQDELHGLALGRNIIKNLHMAGKQGVMNGLHNLNPEYKEPLYDVKELRSIAPIDHKQAFDIRSVIARIVDGSEFDEFKKQYGTTLVTGFARIFGQPVGILGNNGILFNESALKGAHFIELCTQRNIPLVFLQNITGFMVGSRSEANGIAKSGAKMVMAVSCAKVPKVTIMVGGSFGAGNYAMCGRAYSPNFLFLWPNAKISVMGGAQAASVLSQIETANKKKQGIQWTEEEQENFKSKITEAYEREGNCYYSTARLWDDGIIDPADTRKIIGFCISASLNRPLEDTKYGVFRM, from the exons ATGCTAAGGAATTTAGCAAGAAAAGCAGTGTCAGCTACTTCAAATCCATGGAGATCATCAAAATCAATTCAGCTTCTCCAGAAAAGAGGCTTCTGCTTAGGAGTCCTTCCAGATGGAGTAGGCAGAAACTCTGAGGCCTTTGCACAGAATTCTAAGGCCATGGAGGGTCTTATTTCTCAACTCCAATCCCATATAAATAAG gttCTCgctggaggaggagaagaagctgtgaaaagaaacagaaaaaggAACAAGCTTTTGCCTAGAGAAAGAATTGATAAGCTAATTGACCCTGGTTCTTCATTTCTTGAGCTCTCTCAG cTTGCAGGCCATGAGTTGTATGGAGAAGCATTACCATCTGGTGGAATAATCACTGGAATAGGTCCGGTTCATGGGCGTCTTTGTATATTTGTGGCGAATGATCCTACTGTTAAGGGAGGAACTTATTATCCAATTACGGTGAAAAAACATCTTAGGGCACAAGAGATTGCTGCTCAATGCAAATTGCCATGCATATATCTTGTTGACAGTGGAGGAGCTTTTCTTCCAAAGCAGGCCGAGGTCTTCCCTGACAAGGATAATTTTGGTAGAATTTTCTACAATCAAGCTGTAATGTCTGCTGAAGGAATTCCTCAAATTGCTCTGGTATTAGGTTCCTGCACTGCTGGTGGTGCCTATATTCCTGCAATGGCTGATGAAAGTGTGATGGTTAAAGGAAATGCTACCATCTTTCTAGCTGGACCACCACTTGTGAAG GCTGCTACAGGAGAGGAAGTCTCTGCGGAGGATTTAGGGGGTGCTTCTGTGCATTGCAAGACATCAGGGGTTTCGGATTATTTTGCTCAAG ATGAATTGCATGGACTTGCACTTGGTAGGAACATCATCAAGAACTTGCACATGGCTGGGAAACAAGGGGTGATGAATGGATTGCATAATTTAAACCCTGAGTACAAGGAACCTTTATATGATGTAAAGGAGCTCCGGTCTATTGCACCAATAGACCACAAGCAAGCCTTTGATATCCGATCAGTTATTGCCCGGATTGTTGATGGAAGTGAATTTGATGAATTCAAGAAACAGTATGGAACT ACTCTCGTAACAGGGTTTGCTAGAATTTTTGGACAACCAGTTGGTATCCTTGGAAACAACGGGATACTCTTCAATGAATCTGCGCTTAAAGGGGCCCATTTCATTGAACTATGCACTCAACGTAATATTCCCTTGGTCTTTTTACAGAATATCACTGGATTCATG GTTGGGTCAAGGTCTGAGGCAAATGGCATCGCAAAATCTGGAGCGAAAATGGTAATGGCAGTTTCTTGTGCGAAG GTCCCCAAGGTGACCATCATGGTTGGTGGAAGTTTTGGTGCTGGAAATTATGCAATGTGTGGTCGTGCATATAGTCCCAACTTCTTGTTCCTTTGGCCAAATGCCAAAATATCTGTGATGGGTGGTGCTCAG GCTGCTAGCGTGCTGTCTCAAATCGAAACGGCAAACAAGAAAAAGCAAGGAATTCAG TGGACAGAGGAGGAACAAGAAAACTTCAAGTCGAAGATCACAGAAGCATACGAGCGAGAAGGAAATTGTTATTACTCCACAGCAAGGCTCTGGGATGATGGAATCATCGATCCAGCTGACACGAGAAAAATCATTGGCTTTTGCATCTCTGCTTCCTTGAACCGTCCCTTGGAAGACACCAAATATGGTGTATTTAGAATGTAA